A genomic window from Archaeoglobus profundus DSM 5631 includes:
- a CDS encoding 50S ribosomal protein L37e, producing the protein MSDGTAAMGKRGRKIVHVKCRRCGKVSFHKRKGYCAHCGFGRSKKIRSYNWLKKKKCRT; encoded by the coding sequence ATGTCGGACGGAACGGCCGCGATGGGTAAAAGGGGAAGGAAAATAGTCCATGTAAAGTGTAGGAGATGCGGTAAAGTTTCTTTCCACAAGAGAAAGGGTTACTGCGCACATTGCGGTTTCGGTAGGAGCAAGAAGATCAGAAGCTACAACTGGCTTAAGAAGAAGAAATGCAGAACTTAG
- the purF gene encoding amidophosphoribosyltransferase encodes MCGVVGVYCEDRELTPTLVYYALYALQHRGQESAGIAVYSDGVRVYKGMGLVTEVFRENVLSKLKGKIAIGHVRYSTTGESKSENAQPILVRSKVGEIAIGHNGNLVNYSQLREILENEGKVFATTSDTEVIAQLLSNFLMKHDLYESLSLLTEKLLGSYTITALINDTLLAYRDPLGFRPLCIGEGDFGYVIASESCALDTLELNKIRDIKPGEAVIIRNGDLEVVRIARAKRCARCVFEYIYFARPDSVIDGVTVYEARYKMGRNLARESAVECDIVSPVPDSGTTCAIGYSAESKIPYIEALIKNRYVGRTFIMPEQRLRELSVRIKMNVVKKNIEGKRVTLVDDSIVRGTTSRKIVEIVRSAGAKEVHFRVGSPPIISPCYFGIDMSTREELIASCGDLEYVRRAISADTLAYLSLKGLIKSVGFGEDELCLACLTGIYPVCVPGELCDNAKYELNY; translated from the coding sequence ATGTGCGGCGTAGTTGGCGTTTACTGTGAGGACAGAGAACTTACACCTACCTTAGTGTACTACGCATTATACGCACTGCAACACAGGGGACAAGAATCTGCTGGAATAGCCGTTTATTCCGATGGTGTCAGGGTTTACAAGGGAATGGGCTTGGTTACCGAGGTTTTTAGAGAAAACGTTCTATCAAAGCTCAAAGGAAAAATTGCAATAGGTCACGTGAGATACTCAACTACAGGCGAGTCAAAGTCGGAAAATGCTCAACCAATACTTGTAAGGTCTAAAGTTGGTGAGATAGCGATAGGTCACAACGGAAACCTCGTAAACTACTCCCAGCTCAGGGAAATCCTTGAGAACGAGGGGAAAGTTTTTGCAACTACCTCAGATACAGAGGTTATAGCTCAGTTACTGTCAAATTTCTTAATGAAGCATGATCTTTACGAATCCTTATCTCTTCTAACCGAAAAACTTCTTGGAAGCTACACAATTACAGCTCTGATAAACGACACCCTTTTAGCTTACAGAGACCCTCTAGGATTTAGACCTCTCTGTATAGGTGAAGGTGATTTCGGTTACGTAATAGCGAGCGAGAGCTGTGCTTTAGACACTCTTGAATTGAACAAAATTAGGGACATAAAGCCGGGAGAGGCTGTTATCATAAGAAATGGGGATCTTGAAGTTGTGAGAATTGCAAGGGCAAAGAGATGTGCGAGATGCGTTTTCGAGTACATCTACTTTGCAAGACCCGATTCGGTGATAGACGGCGTTACAGTATATGAGGCAAGATACAAGATGGGTAGGAACTTAGCTAGGGAGAGTGCAGTTGAATGCGACATAGTCTCTCCAGTTCCAGACAGTGGGACGACTTGCGCAATAGGATATTCTGCAGAGTCAAAGATACCTTATATTGAAGCCTTGATAAAGAACAGATACGTCGGTAGGACATTCATAATGCCGGAGCAAAGGTTGAGGGAGCTCTCGGTTAGAATAAAGATGAACGTTGTCAAAAAGAATATCGAAGGAAAGAGAGTTACTCTCGTGGATGATAGCATAGTTAGAGGAACAACCTCAAGGAAGATAGTGGAGATTGTGAGGAGTGCTGGAGCTAAGGAAGTACATTTCAGAGTCGGTAGCCCGCCCATAATCTCTCCGTGCTACTTCGGAATAGATATGTCAACAAGAGAGGAGTTGATAGCAAGTTGCGGAGATTTGGAGTATGTCAGAAGAGCAATATCTGCCGACACCCTCGCTTATTTAAGCTTGAAAGGTTTGATAAAGTCTGTCGGATTTGGCGAAGATGAGTTGTGTTTAGCTTGTTTAACTGGTATATACCCCGTCTGCGTTCCGGGTGAGTTGTGCGATAACGCTAAATACGAGCTAAATTATTAA
- a CDS encoding nucleoside recognition protein gives MIYQAFISTLIFLARTAPFVVISYLAIAYLSKRSYLAKALRIMAFSLKRLRLNSIAFTSFVLSFFNIVVAYTFLSQAWREKRVRDKDVIAISLLNSFPSVFSHLYSFYIPFVIPILGYLGLVYTALRFAVAMIKSFIGYLLLDKGDGLPEIERYEVRISENILKVLAVMFLTYFAIELLYSAGILNFFVKNLEFLPIDPSALTISIVAVFNLRSAIVLTAGFLEKGLSYKWALIGLLLGNVISFSVRSAKHSLPLHLSLFGKFGFKIVFINSILTLLLDVVIIAVLLMI, from the coding sequence GTGATATACCAAGCTTTTATATCAACATTAATTTTCCTTGCAAGAACAGCTCCTTTCGTAGTTATCTCCTACCTCGCTATAGCATATTTGAGTAAGAGGAGTTACTTGGCAAAAGCACTGCGTATTATGGCTTTTTCATTAAAAAGACTGAGATTGAACTCTATAGCGTTTACTTCTTTCGTGCTAAGCTTTTTTAATATTGTAGTTGCGTACACATTTCTATCTCAAGCTTGGAGAGAAAAGAGAGTTAGAGATAAAGATGTGATAGCTATATCGCTTTTAAATTCATTTCCAAGTGTTTTCAGTCACCTCTACTCTTTTTACATCCCATTTGTAATCCCCATTTTGGGATACTTGGGACTAGTGTACACCGCCCTAAGATTTGCCGTTGCAATGATTAAATCATTCATAGGATATCTTCTTCTCGATAAAGGAGATGGTCTGCCAGAGATTGAAAGATACGAAGTGCGCATATCTGAAAACATTCTCAAAGTCTTAGCTGTAATGTTTTTAACGTATTTTGCGATCGAACTGCTCTACAGTGCAGGAATACTGAATTTCTTTGTTAAGAATCTTGAATTTTTGCCAATAGATCCCTCAGCTTTGACAATATCGATTGTAGCAGTCTTCAACCTAAGATCAGCAATAGTCTTAACAGCTGGATTTCTCGAGAAGGGGTTGAGCTACAAATGGGCGTTGATAGGTTTGCTTTTGGGCAACGTGATAAGTTTTTCCGTTAGATCTGCAAAACATTCCTTACCTCTTCATCTATCTCTTTTTGGAAAGTTCGGTTTCAAAATAGTCTTTATCAATTCTATACTGACGCTACTGCTAGATGTAGTTATTATAGCTGTTCTCCTTATGATCTAA
- a CDS encoding 3-isopropylmalate dehydratase small subunit, translating to MGRAWKFGDDVDTDAIIPGKYLVINDPKELAKHVFENIRPEFAKNVKDGDFVVAGENFGCGSSREHAPLSLKASGVYVVAKSYARIFFRNAINIGLPAFECKYTDKIDDGDELKLDLDRNVIVNVTKGEKYPINPVPDFLKEIIECGGLIEFCRRVVRC from the coding sequence ATGGGTCGAGCTTGGAAGTTTGGAGACGACGTTGATACGGATGCGATAATTCCGGGTAAGTATCTGGTCATAAACGATCCGAAAGAGTTAGCTAAGCACGTTTTTGAAAACATCAGACCAGAGTTCGCCAAAAACGTTAAGGATGGTGACTTTGTAGTTGCTGGTGAGAACTTCGGATGTGGAAGTAGTAGGGAGCATGCTCCTCTTTCCCTTAAAGCTTCAGGAGTTTACGTTGTTGCCAAATCCTACGCTAGGATATTCTTCAGAAATGCCATAAACATAGGGTTGCCAGCCTTCGAATGTAAGTACACAGACAAAATAGATGATGGAGATGAGCTCAAGCTCGATCTAGACAGAAATGTTATAGTAAACGTTACCAAGGGTGAGAAGTATCCTATAAACCCTGTTCCCGACTTTCTTAAAGAAATAATCGAATGCGGTGGATTGATTGAATTCTGTAGGAGGGTGGTACGATGTTGA
- the mch gene encoding methenyltetrahydromethanopterin cyclohydrolase has protein sequence MLSVNERAYQIVEDLMEFAEDYCVDVHELRNGATVVDCGVNARGSYDAGMFFIQISMGGLAGVNIQLEDIKDISIPFVYVYTDYPALACLGCQMAGWKIEVNGFKGYASGPARALALKPKKVFELLNYEDDTEYAVVTIEADRLPDEDVAEFIAYECDVDTSEVYMLVTKPNSLVGAIEIVGRVVEVALFKLNNLGFDVKMIRNAMGKCPIPPVCEKTSVIANDFIAYYGSVHIIADTYSDLFESVTFDKTAYYGKSFEEFGEDFYAIDPSAFSPAQLVVNAGDVTKVFGKKNPDSILRHFT, from the coding sequence ATGTTGAGCGTAAATGAGAGGGCTTACCAGATTGTTGAGGATTTAATGGAGTTTGCTGAGGACTACTGCGTTGACGTTCATGAATTGAGAAACGGAGCTACAGTAGTGGACTGTGGAGTTAATGCAAGAGGAAGTTACGATGCTGGAATGTTTTTCATCCAGATATCCATGGGTGGTTTGGCTGGTGTGAACATTCAGCTTGAAGATATCAAAGATATTTCGATCCCCTTCGTCTACGTCTACACTGATTATCCGGCTTTAGCCTGCTTGGGCTGTCAGATGGCCGGATGGAAAATTGAGGTAAACGGATTCAAAGGCTATGCAAGTGGACCTGCAAGAGCTCTGGCCTTAAAGCCTAAGAAGGTATTCGAACTTCTGAATTATGAGGACGATACAGAATATGCTGTTGTGACCATTGAAGCAGATCGATTGCCGGATGAGGATGTTGCTGAGTTCATAGCTTACGAGTGTGATGTAGATACATCTGAAGTTTATATGCTTGTGACAAAGCCAAATTCGCTTGTTGGAGCAATAGAAATAGTTGGAAGGGTTGTAGAAGTTGCATTATTCAAGCTGAACAACTTGGGCTTTGATGTTAAAATGATCAGAAACGCCATGGGTAAGTGTCCCATTCCACCTGTCTGTGAGAAGACGAGTGTTATAGCCAACGACTTCATAGCTTATTACGGCAGCGTTCACATAATTGCAGATACTTATAGCGATTTGTTTGAGAGCGTAACTTTCGATAAGACTGCATACTATGGCAAGAGCTTTGAGGAATTTGGTGAAGACTTTTACGCAATAGATCCATCAGCGTTTTCACCAGCTCAACTTGTAGTAAATGCTGGTGACGTTACGAAAGTGTTCGGGAAGAAGAATCCGGACTCTATACTTCGACACTTTACATGA
- a CDS encoding LSm family protein, whose product MAKRPLDVLNKALQTPVLVRLKGGREFRGILNGYDIHMNIVLENAEEIQNGEVVRKLGSVVIRGDTVVFVSPSE is encoded by the coding sequence ATGGCAAAAAGACCTCTCGATGTGCTAAACAAGGCTTTACAGACACCGGTACTTGTAAGGCTAAAAGGAGGTAGAGAGTTTAGAGGGATACTGAATGGCTACGACATACACATGAACATCGTCCTTGAGAATGCTGAAGAAATTCAGAACGGTGAAGTTGTTAGGAAGTTGGGTAGTGTTGTAATTAGAGGGGATACCGTAGTCTTTGTATCACCCTCGGAGTGA